ggacggatgatgtgtattgggcagcctgggacaagtgggatgagatcatctgctggggtgaagaaggagagtgctccccagcaactccacccatcaaccagcctgggagggataaggggttagacatgcatgggttagaggtttttctgttaaatgaaaggacagtctccataaagcctgcagatgaccaccaagacaggctgaaaataggagccgtagtggtcgacctctgccagtttgagctagatggtgtaaatgataaatttgaaattgtcgaaatacaaattggagaggtcaaattggaggagactgcagagaggggttttaattcagaatttgaattggaaattatggatgtggagatagaggttgtagacagtgaattccagctgaatgctcttaattggga
The DNA window shown above is from Brienomyrus brachyistius isolate T26 unplaced genomic scaffold, BBRACH_0.4 scaffold27, whole genome shotgun sequence and carries:
- the LOC125720894 gene encoding uncharacterized protein LOC125720894, coding for MTRNKRIAKAVSWSNDRYWATWDKWMEVIDWEDEEELCSPAESPSDQADRSIVSHTRKPIAKAVSWTDDVYWAAWDKWDEIICWGEEGECSPATPPINQPGRDKGLDMHGLEVFLLNERTVSIKPADDHQDRLKIGAVVVDLCQFELDGVNDKFEIVEIQIGEVKLEETAERGFNSEFELEIMDVEIEVVDSEFQLNALNWEIAGTKVDKLLVEHLNINNLEAGSVKVSTSNGNVVYVNGM